One window from the genome of bacterium encodes:
- a CDS encoding nucleoside deaminase: protein MPSPDWTAWMRIALDEARGAADRGEVPVGAALVAFPDGEPGGLLLARAGNRTRELCDASAHAEILALREAERAAGDFRLDHLGHVACVSTIEPCLMCLGALAHARIRRVVFGVRDEKFGGLFGRFGLQEHPFFADWEVSEGVLAEESAALLREFFKGKRP, encoded by the coding sequence ATGCCTTCTCCCGACTGGACAGCCTGGATGCGAATCGCGCTTGACGAAGCGCGCGGCGCGGCTGACCGCGGGGAGGTGCCCGTCGGCGCGGCGCTGGTTGCGTTTCCGGACGGCGAGCCCGGCGGCTTGCTTCTTGCACGTGCCGGCAACCGCACGCGCGAGCTTTGCGACGCATCCGCGCACGCCGAGATACTCGCGCTGCGGGAGGCCGAGCGCGCGGCTGGCGACTTCCGCCTCGACCATCTCGGCCATGTAGCATGCGTCTCGACAATCGAACCGTGTCTGATGTGCCTAGGCGCGCTCGCGCACGCGCGCATCCGGCGCGTCGTCTTCGGCGTCCGCGACGAAAAGTTCGGCGGTCTGTTCGGCAGGTTCGGCCTGCAGGAGCACCCGTTTTTCGCGGATTGGGAAGTATCGGAGGGCGTACTGGCGGAGGAATCCGCTGCGCTGCTTCGGGAGTTTTTCAAGGGCAAGCGGCCTTAA
- the buk gene encoding butyrate kinase produces the protein MAGAPRILVLNIGGTSTKVAIFSGERCHAEASVPFHPGKPYANLADEVPDRTAQVRAFLAEQGIGGQAASDHASFAAAFDIVASRGGILSPLPAGVTRVNEAMLSDLRENKFGAHASNLSAQVAHALVGDEVPIVIVDPIVVDEFDDVVRISGVPGIARASRLHTLNIRAVAKRAASELGKPFAECSFAVAHLGSGFSIAAIERGRIKDVTDAQLGEGPFSVNRAGVLPLRGLMKLCYSMPENEVKDLLSNKSGFQGYLGTSDFREVEARIDAGDAEAKLVYDAMVYQVAKNAGAYWTALKGRGDAILLTGGMTKSERLVRDLREYLDPLARVMVFPGEDEMGALARGALAALSGEEPIRKYPGGEPE, from the coding sequence ATGGCAGGCGCACCAAGGATTCTGGTTCTAAATATCGGCGGCACCTCGACGAAGGTAGCCATTTTTTCAGGCGAGCGGTGCCACGCCGAGGCGTCGGTGCCGTTCCATCCGGGAAAGCCGTACGCGAACCTTGCGGACGAGGTGCCGGATCGAACCGCGCAGGTGCGGGCGTTCCTTGCCGAGCAGGGCATAGGCGGGCAGGCTGCATCCGATCACGCGTCGTTCGCCGCCGCGTTCGACATCGTGGCGAGCCGGGGCGGGATTCTTTCGCCGCTTCCCGCAGGCGTGACGCGCGTGAACGAAGCGATGCTTTCCGACCTGCGCGAAAACAAATTCGGCGCGCACGCGAGCAATCTTTCAGCGCAGGTGGCGCATGCGCTGGTCGGCGACGAGGTGCCGATTGTTATTGTCGATCCGATAGTCGTGGACGAGTTCGACGACGTCGTGCGCATATCCGGCGTGCCGGGGATCGCGCGTGCGTCGCGGCTGCACACGCTCAACATCCGCGCGGTTGCCAAGCGCGCCGCATCCGAGCTGGGCAAGCCGTTCGCGGAATGCAGCTTCGCGGTGGCGCATTTGGGAAGCGGATTTTCGATCGCCGCGATAGAGCGCGGCCGCATAAAGGACGTGACCGACGCGCAGCTTGGCGAGGGGCCGTTCTCGGTCAACCGGGCTGGCGTCCTGCCGTTGCGCGGGCTGATGAAGCTGTGCTACTCGATGCCCGAAAACGAAGTGAAAGACCTTCTCTCGAACAAGTCCGGGTTCCAGGGCTACCTTGGGACGAGCGACTTCCGGGAGGTCGAAGCGCGCATCGACGCGGGCGACGCCGAGGCGAAACTGGTTTACGACGCGATGGTGTACCAGGTGGCGAAGAACGCGGGCGCGTACTGGACCGCGCTCAAAGGCAGGGGCGACGCGATACTTTTGACCGGCGGGATGACGAAGAGCGAGCGGCTCGTGCGCGACTTGCGGGAGTACCTCGATCCGCTTGCGCGCGTGATGGTTTTTCCGGGAGAGGACGAGATGGGCGCGCTGGCGCGGGGCGCGCTGGCCGCGCTATCGGGCGAGGAGCCGATACGCAAGTATCCCGGCGGCGAACCGGAGTAG
- a CDS encoding efflux RND transporter periplasmic adaptor subunit — protein MVRVNLGVLVFLFGCIVILAYLAYFQRGQIDRLLEAGYVMPASGEGGGESGDFIYIDSMHPWITSDKPGTCPICGMELIKVSGEDAKKMQEAVKSGVAKVSLSPIDRLTSNAQVSRVEEITISPEIKTYGTAVAPETGFQVLTTWVEGRIEKFYVQETGVYLKKGAPLIDVYSPMLVEAQQEFLVSVRAKKKLAESGNQSLGSNTDKLIESGRRKLSLMGMTDKQIAKLESDGTVVDKVTVYARAGGIVMRLMATQGMYMMEGGEILEVANLSPIWVELNVYEQDIPRVAVGDRVELTATGLGGEVKLNGPVTLLLPEVMGESRTLMVRAEVNNPGLALRPGMFVEGKIKKRTSEKVLVVPRDSVLWSGKGAKVWIPTVDEPGTYVAKEIKAGRILGDNGEWIEVLDGLRKGQSVLSGAVFLIDSEAELMNVGAAADSAAEAGGPSEKDGGGDNPPGHVH, from the coding sequence ATGGTCAGAGTCAATCTGGGCGTACTTGTTTTTCTTTTCGGGTGCATCGTCATCCTGGCGTATCTCGCCTACTTTCAGCGCGGCCAGATTGATCGCCTGCTTGAGGCGGGTTATGTAATGCCTGCTTCCGGCGAAGGAGGGGGGGAGTCGGGCGATTTCATTTACATAGACTCCATGCATCCTTGGATAACCAGCGACAAGCCCGGAACTTGCCCCATCTGCGGGATGGAGCTTATCAAGGTGTCCGGCGAAGACGCAAAGAAGATGCAGGAAGCCGTCAAGAGCGGCGTGGCCAAGGTGTCGCTCTCGCCCATAGACCGGCTGACGTCCAACGCGCAGGTTTCCCGCGTTGAAGAGATCACGATTTCGCCCGAAATCAAGACCTACGGAACCGCCGTAGCTCCGGAAACCGGTTTCCAGGTGCTGACGACCTGGGTCGAGGGGCGCATCGAAAAATTCTACGTTCAGGAAACCGGCGTCTACCTGAAAAAGGGCGCGCCGCTGATCGACGTTTATTCGCCGATGCTGGTCGAGGCGCAGCAGGAGTTCCTTGTATCGGTGCGCGCCAAAAAGAAGCTCGCGGAAAGCGGCAACCAAAGCCTGGGCAGCAACACCGACAAGCTTATCGAAAGCGGGCGGCGCAAGCTGTCGCTTATGGGAATGACCGACAAGCAGATTGCGAAACTAGAATCGGACGGAACCGTCGTGGATAAAGTTACGGTTTACGCGCGCGCCGGCGGAATCGTGATGCGGCTGATGGCTACCCAGGGGATGTACATGATGGAGGGGGGGGAAATCCTGGAAGTCGCGAACCTTTCGCCGATCTGGGTGGAGCTTAACGTCTACGAACAGGACATCCCCAGGGTCGCCGTGGGCGACCGCGTGGAGCTGACCGCGACCGGCCTCGGCGGGGAAGTGAAACTGAACGGCCCGGTTACGCTGCTTCTTCCCGAAGTGATGGGCGAATCGCGCACGCTGATGGTGCGCGCCGAAGTCAACAATCCCGGCCTCGCGCTTCGCCCCGGAATGTTCGTCGAAGGAAAAATCAAAAAGCGCACGTCCGAAAAAGTGCTCGTCGTGCCGCGCGACAGCGTTCTGTGGAGCGGCAAAGGCGCCAAGGTGTGGATACCCACCGTGGACGAGCCTGGCACTTACGTCGCGAAAGAGATCAAGGCGGGCCGTATTTTGGGCGACAACGGCGAGTGGATCGAGGTGCTGGACGGGCTGCGAAAGGGCCAGTCGGTGCTTTCGGGCGCGGTGTTCCTCATCGACAGCGAGGCCGAGCTGATGAACGTGGGCGCGGCCGCGGACTCGGCGGCGGAGGCCGGCGGGCCGTCAGAAAAAGACGGGGGGGGAGATAATCCGCCCGGGCACGTGCATTAG
- a CDS encoding type IV toxin-antitoxin system AbiEi family antitoxin domain-containing protein — MRQTMSGNNLLRAGSRMDLVRCLVSEGDRIFTLARARELAGEAGISDGYLRQALHHLARTGWVIRLRKGIYAISSAVPGSAPVHEFEIAMSLVKPAAISHWSALSHHGLTEQVPGMVFVLTTTDASVPRLRDAEAKHGGGIFGVGDVSFRFVQVKPERFFGTVNAWIGEARVKITDPERTLLDGLNMPQYCGDFANVLHAFRVRGASLDIERIVDYALRLDAATAKRLGWVLEKQGIAYSKLKRLAALPIKGYRKLDPKGPRRGPTNSRWMIQENLPGKVNA, encoded by the coding sequence ATGAGGCAAACTATGTCCGGAAACAATCTGCTCCGAGCCGGTTCTCGAATGGACCTCGTCAGATGCCTGGTGAGCGAAGGGGATCGCATATTCACTCTGGCGCGCGCCCGCGAGCTTGCCGGGGAAGCTGGGATTTCCGACGGCTATCTTCGGCAGGCGCTCCACCACCTGGCGAGGACGGGCTGGGTGATACGATTGCGCAAGGGCATTTACGCGATTTCGTCCGCCGTGCCTGGAAGCGCGCCGGTTCATGAGTTCGAAATCGCAATGTCTCTGGTAAAGCCGGCCGCCATCTCGCATTGGTCGGCATTGAGCCATCACGGCTTGACTGAACAGGTTCCGGGCATGGTATTCGTTCTAACGACGACCGATGCGTCGGTGCCGCGGTTGCGCGATGCGGAGGCCAAGCATGGCGGTGGAATTTTCGGCGTTGGTGACGTTTCTTTCCGTTTCGTACAGGTAAAGCCCGAACGTTTTTTTGGAACCGTGAATGCGTGGATCGGCGAAGCGCGAGTGAAAATTACGGATCCCGAGCGGACGCTGCTTGACGGACTTAATATGCCTCAATACTGCGGCGACTTTGCGAATGTGCTCCACGCGTTTCGAGTGCGCGGCGCAAGCCTCGATATAGAAAGAATCGTGGATTACGCGCTGAGGCTCGACGCCGCAACCGCCAAGCGGCTCGGCTGGGTGCTCGAAAAGCAGGGAATTGCGTACTCCAAGCTGAAACGGCTGGCCGCACTTCCGATAAAAGGCTACCGCAAGCTCGATCCGAAGGGGCCTCGCAGGGGACCCACCAACTCGCGCTGGATGATTCAGGAAAACCTCCCCGGAAAGGTGAATGCATGA
- a CDS encoding nucleotidyl transferase AbiEii/AbiGii toxin family protein → MKPLRTRLQEARKRLGLPWEILERDYLLSWILAGIGHVESLRDTLVFKGGTALRKCYFGDYRFSEDLDFSALPGVPTGGKMEHAIRDACDAASSLLDEYAPVDIACERYTEKEPHPGGQEAFIIRARFHWQSQPNTRVLIETTIDERVVMPAPKKKIIHEYGEPLDAEIQVYALEEIVAEKLRAILQHAAMLEERGWSRSRARDFYDIWRVIETYGGSMDFAHFPSLLKEKCAARKIFFNAPEDFFEERMLAYVEKTWDQFLGPLVPELPDYHTVIGALRPIVKSIVSADR, encoded by the coding sequence ATGAAGCCGTTGCGCACGCGGCTCCAGGAAGCGCGAAAGCGTCTTGGGCTCCCCTGGGAGATATTGGAACGCGACTATCTGCTGTCTTGGATTCTGGCAGGTATCGGGCATGTCGAATCGCTTCGTGACACGCTTGTATTCAAAGGCGGCACGGCGCTAAGAAAATGCTACTTCGGTGACTACAGATTTTCGGAGGACCTGGATTTTTCAGCCCTTCCCGGCGTTCCAACTGGAGGCAAAATGGAGCATGCAATTCGCGATGCGTGCGATGCCGCGTCGTCTTTGCTTGACGAATATGCGCCGGTGGACATCGCCTGCGAGCGTTACACGGAGAAGGAACCGCATCCGGGCGGCCAGGAGGCGTTTATTATCAGGGCTCGATTCCATTGGCAAAGCCAGCCCAATACGCGCGTGCTGATCGAGACGACCATAGATGAAAGGGTTGTTATGCCCGCGCCAAAAAAGAAAATAATACATGAATATGGAGAACCGCTCGACGCGGAAATCCAGGTCTATGCGCTGGAGGAAATTGTTGCGGAAAAGCTCCGCGCGATTCTCCAGCATGCAGCGATGCTCGAAGAGAGGGGATGGAGCCGATCCCGCGCCCGGGATTTCTACGATATCTGGCGGGTGATCGAAACCTATGGAGGCTCGATGGACTTTGCCCATTTCCCGTCCTTGCTGAAGGAGAAGTGCGCAGCGCGAAAAATCTTTTTCAATGCTCCGGAGGACTTTTTCGAGGAGCGAATGCTTGCTTATGTCGAGAAAACGTGGGATCAGTTCCTTGGACCGTTGGTGCCTGAGTTGCCTGACTATCATACCGTCATTGGCGCATTGCGCCCGATAGTCAAATCAATCGTTTCTGCCGATAGGTGA
- a CDS encoding nitrous oxide reductase accessory protein NosL, which produces MQKAKFYAVLIVAGLLAIQMAIAGFARVSPETQNGPSAAASGDDCEMHGDAAASSGDDGCGMDGGGCCGDGGSQVASAEMASSETSAQAREVANDECPMCSMSTEKTPTLVRYIAGEDDEVDFVSLECWIDYAKNEKIAFEKALVLDYSTLGAVEKMVKADKAFYVPLEALKFSMPPYLAAFAEKDKARKFAESKGSKVISFAEAKEMILDYQENEEDEGHAHHH; this is translated from the coding sequence ATGCAAAAGGCGAAGTTTTACGCAGTTTTGATAGTCGCGGGGCTCCTCGCGATTCAAATGGCGATCGCGGGATTTGCTCGCGTATCTCCTGAAACGCAAAACGGACCGTCAGCGGCTGCGTCCGGCGACGATTGCGAGATGCACGGCGACGCTGCGGCCTCGAGCGGCGACGACGGATGCGGGATGGACGGCGGAGGCTGCTGCGGCGACGGAGGCTCGCAAGTCGCGTCGGCCGAAATGGCAAGCTCCGAAACTTCCGCGCAAGCGCGCGAGGTCGCGAACGACGAGTGCCCGATGTGCTCGATGAGCACAGAAAAGACGCCCACGCTTGTGCGTTATATCGCCGGCGAGGACGACGAAGTGGATTTCGTCAGCCTCGAATGCTGGATAGACTATGCCAAGAACGAAAAGATCGCTTTTGAAAAGGCGCTCGTTCTTGACTACTCCACGCTCGGCGCCGTGGAAAAAATGGTAAAAGCGGACAAGGCGTTTTACGTGCCCCTAGAAGCGCTGAAGTTTTCGATGCCGCCATACCTGGCCGCGTTCGCGGAAAAGGATAAGGCGAGGAAATTCGCCGAATCCAAGGGAAGCAAGGTGATATCGTTCGCCGAAGCGAAGGAAATGATTCTCGATTACCAGGAAAACGAAGAAGACGAAGGGCACGCGCATCACCATTAA
- a CDS encoding VOC family protein, whose protein sequence is MRMTTFLWFDTDAEEAAEFYVSIFPDSRITSVARRPKNVPGETGGAMLVCFELCGQKFMAMGGGPSQKFNQAVSIMVHCETQEEIDRIWEKLTDGGEEIQCGWLKDRYGLSWQIDPESIETMLTAGGPEATERVMEAVMGMVKLDMAELQKAYEGG, encoded by the coding sequence ATGAGGATGACGACGTTCCTTTGGTTCGACACCGATGCGGAAGAGGCCGCGGAGTTTTACGTTTCGATTTTTCCGGATTCGAGGATAACCTCCGTGGCGCGCAGGCCCAAAAACGTGCCGGGCGAGACCGGCGGCGCAATGCTTGTGTGCTTCGAGCTGTGCGGGCAGAAGTTCATGGCGATGGGCGGCGGGCCGTCGCAGAAGTTCAACCAGGCGGTTTCGATCATGGTCCACTGCGAGACGCAGGAGGAAATAGACCGGATCTGGGAGAAACTGACGGACGGCGGAGAGGAAATCCAGTGCGGCTGGCTGAAAGACCGCTACGGGCTCTCCTGGCAGATCGATCCCGAGTCCATCGAAACGATGCTCACCGCCGGCGGCCCCGAGGCAACCGAGCGCGTGATGGAGGCGGTGATGGGAATGGTCAAGCTCGACATGGCCGAGCTCCAAAAGGCGTACGAAGGGGGGTAG
- a CDS encoding nitrous oxide reductase accessory protein NosL: MMRIFVLMSMIVFAAILAGCPESGTENGGDTGAQSGTPPAATADNQTILGAEGEKASCPHCGMDALASNARIKTADGMFDSLACWVAYAEENGKTLTDAEVLDLSSGAEEKMMKVTDANFVKVKLMRGSMPPFFAAFSDKAKAAETANLEASEVLDFNGAVELVKSEKPMHGEAAESGDGHEHEHGETAKSPEKGFAAPAASKNRQVTNEKCPMCSMSTLKTPTLVKYGPEGKETYFASMECWLEYAEENKLPPESAQIVDYDTLGKEERFEPVSAMFYVQLDSLRYSMPPYFAAFSDLAKAEAFAKEHNSKAVGFGDVQIEVFKYEQEEKNAGRGGHHH, encoded by the coding sequence ATGATGCGCATTTTTGTTTTGATGTCAATGATTGTGTTTGCGGCGATTCTAGCCGGTTGTCCCGAATCCGGCACGGAAAACGGCGGCGACACAGGCGCGCAGTCCGGCACGCCGCCTGCCGCGACCGCGGACAACCAAACGATTCTCGGCGCGGAAGGAGAGAAGGCCTCCTGCCCGCATTGCGGAATGGACGCTTTGGCCAGCAACGCTCGGATCAAAACGGCGGACGGGATGTTCGACAGCCTCGCGTGCTGGGTGGCCTATGCGGAGGAAAACGGCAAAACCCTGACCGACGCCGAAGTGCTTGACCTTTCCTCGGGCGCGGAAGAAAAAATGATGAAGGTCACGGACGCCAATTTTGTCAAAGTCAAGCTGATGCGCGGCTCGATGCCTCCGTTTTTCGCGGCTTTCAGCGACAAGGCGAAAGCCGCGGAGACCGCCAACCTGGAAGCATCGGAAGTTTTGGATTTCAATGGCGCGGTCGAATTGGTTAAATCCGAAAAGCCGATGCACGGCGAAGCCGCCGAATCCGGCGACGGACATGAACACGAGCATGGGGAAACTGCCAAGTCGCCGGAAAAAGGATTCGCTGCGCCCGCAGCTTCCAAAAATCGCCAGGTGACCAACGAAAAATGCCCCATGTGCTCGATGAGCACGCTGAAAACGCCGACCCTTGTCAAGTACGGCCCGGAGGGCAAAGAAACCTACTTTGCGAGCATGGAATGCTGGCTTGAATACGCCGAGGAAAACAAGCTGCCGCCCGAATCCGCGCAAATCGTAGACTACGACACGCTCGGCAAGGAAGAGCGGTTCGAGCCAGTTTCCGCGATGTTCTATGTTCAACTGGACTCGTTGAGATATTCGATGCCGCCGTACTTCGCAGCGTTCTCGGATCTCGCCAAGGCCGAAGCGTTCGCCAAGGAGCACAACAGCAAGGCCGTGGGCTTCGGGGATGTGCAGATTGAAGTTTTCAAGTACGAACAGGAAGAAAAGAATGCGGGCCGCGGGGGGCATCATCACTAG
- a CDS encoding efflux RND transporter permease subunit has translation MIESVLEYCLKNRFIVILAAVALFVWGVITLRETPVDALPDLSDNQVIIYTPWAGQAPLTVEDQVTYPLETAMMGLPHVKDVRGQSFYGFSLIYVIFDDSVDIYWARSRVLERLASSQGLIPPGVTPQLGPDGTGVGHVLWYIIKGEGKSLADLRSIQDYYIRYQLAAVDGVSECASVGGFVREYQVDLDPDLLRKYGVTSSDVVNAIKMGNGEVGARVLEQSDQEYYIRGRGYVESIEDIGNIVIKATMTGVPVLVKHVAKVQLGTDMRRGLLELNGEEEVVGGIIVMRFGENAKAVIDRVKEKIKEVERGLPEGMSIEIVHDRSALIEKAIDHLKHTLFEEIIVVIIVVLVFLLDWRGSLVITIAMPLAVLAGFIVLRQFGLNANIMSLMGIAITIGVIVDDGIVLVENAHRWIVNASDGGKRTLTYKEKFEAVRGACIQIRKALLFTPLIVLTSFVPVFLLTGQEGKLFIPLALTKSGLMLASAFLAITFKPVLLTFIMGRRARPDSANPITRFFDWLYAPLVRGALKFGWLVIAASFAIVALTYPIYKKLGTEFMPNLNEGELVYMPVTMPGITTTEAKRLLQLTDKIMMQHPQVARVLGKDGRAETATDPAPMNMIETFVQFTPEETWPKGKTINDIRSELDAMLKVPGLQNGWTMPIINRIQMLATGVRTDVGIKIYGNDLDTLARLSLEAEKIAKGVNGAVDVFAERVMGGRYINIKPDREKAARYGLNVGDVQMVIDSVLGGMAQTTTVEGRERYGIRVRYARDFRDNTDRIMDTLVPTMDGGQIPLRMVADVYYEDGPPMVSSENGMLRSLVYLNIRGRDMGSTVNALDKALSENLELPEGYYYRLSGQWENLVRARARLAIILPFALVIIFVLLYFTFGNFTDTMIVMLSVPFAFIGGVWLLAWHNMNISVAVWVGFIALFGLAVSTGVLMVVYLEEAFLRVRDQNGGVMTPALIFKAAYEGAALRLRPKLMTVATSVIALFPIMYSHGTGSEVMKPICVPLIGGLLSSTVLVLIVIPVLYAWARIIELKLGITYETKSGMKH, from the coding sequence ATGATCGAAAGCGTACTCGAATACTGCCTTAAGAACAGGTTCATCGTGATCCTGGCCGCCGTCGCGCTTTTCGTCTGGGGCGTGATTACGTTGCGCGAAACGCCTGTGGACGCGCTGCCCGACCTGTCGGACAATCAGGTAATCATTTATACGCCATGGGCGGGCCAGGCGCCGCTGACTGTCGAAGACCAGGTCACCTACCCGCTCGAAACCGCGATGATGGGGCTGCCGCATGTCAAGGACGTGCGCGGCCAGAGCTTTTACGGATTCAGCCTGATTTACGTAATCTTCGACGACAGCGTGGACATCTACTGGGCGCGAAGCCGCGTTCTGGAAAGGCTCGCCAGCTCGCAGGGACTTATCCCCCCCGGGGTGACGCCGCAGCTCGGCCCGGACGGTACCGGCGTAGGACACGTTTTGTGGTACATAATCAAGGGCGAAGGAAAATCGCTCGCCGACTTGCGCAGCATCCAGGACTACTACATCCGATATCAATTGGCGGCGGTGGACGGCGTCAGCGAGTGCGCAAGCGTGGGCGGATTCGTGCGCGAATACCAGGTGGATCTCGACCCCGACCTGCTGCGAAAGTACGGCGTGACTTCAAGCGACGTCGTCAACGCGATCAAGATGGGCAACGGCGAAGTCGGCGCTCGCGTTCTCGAGCAAAGCGACCAGGAGTACTACATCCGCGGCCGCGGATACGTGGAATCCATCGAGGACATCGGCAACATAGTAATCAAAGCGACCATGACCGGCGTGCCGGTGCTCGTAAAGCACGTGGCGAAGGTGCAGCTCGGCACGGACATGCGCCGCGGTCTTCTGGAGTTGAACGGGGAGGAGGAGGTCGTCGGCGGAATTATCGTGATGCGTTTCGGCGAAAACGCGAAGGCCGTCATAGACCGCGTCAAGGAGAAAATCAAGGAAGTCGAGCGCGGCCTGCCCGAAGGCATGTCCATCGAGATCGTGCACGACCGCAGCGCGCTCATCGAAAAGGCGATAGACCACCTCAAACACACGCTGTTCGAGGAAATAATCGTCGTCATAATCGTCGTACTTGTATTCCTTCTCGACTGGCGCGGGAGCCTGGTGATAACTATCGCGATGCCGCTCGCGGTGCTGGCGGGATTCATCGTGCTCCGCCAGTTCGGGCTGAACGCGAACATAATGAGCCTGATGGGCATCGCGATAACTATAGGCGTGATCGTGGACGACGGAATCGTGCTTGTCGAAAACGCGCACAGGTGGATCGTGAACGCGTCCGACGGCGGGAAAAGAACTCTCACCTACAAGGAGAAATTCGAGGCGGTTCGAGGCGCGTGCATTCAGATAAGAAAGGCGTTGCTCTTCACGCCGCTCATCGTGCTTACAAGCTTCGTTCCTGTGTTTCTCCTTACCGGCCAGGAAGGAAAGCTGTTCATTCCGCTGGCGCTCACCAAAAGCGGGCTGATGCTTGCATCCGCGTTTCTGGCAATCACATTCAAGCCGGTGCTGCTCACATTCATTATGGGGCGGCGCGCGCGTCCCGACAGCGCGAATCCGATAACGCGGTTCTTCGACTGGCTTTACGCGCCCCTCGTCCGCGGCGCTCTCAAGTTCGGCTGGCTCGTAATCGCGGCATCGTTCGCGATCGTCGCCCTCACATACCCGATTTACAAAAAGCTCGGCACCGAATTCATGCCGAATCTTAACGAGGGCGAGCTTGTTTACATGCCGGTTACTATGCCCGGAATAACGACGACAGAAGCAAAGCGGCTTTTGCAGCTCACGGACAAAATAATGATGCAGCATCCGCAGGTCGCGCGGGTACTCGGCAAGGACGGACGCGCGGAGACCGCAACCGACCCCGCGCCGATGAACATGATCGAAACGTTTGTCCAGTTCACGCCAGAGGAAACCTGGCCGAAGGGCAAGACGATAAACGACATCCGCAGCGAGCTGGACGCGATGCTTAAAGTGCCCGGCCTGCAGAACGGCTGGACGATGCCCATCATCAACCGCATCCAGATGCTCGCGACGGGCGTGCGCACCGATGTCGGGATAAAAATCTACGGAAACGACCTGGACACCCTGGCGCGCCTGTCTCTGGAAGCCGAAAAAATCGCGAAGGGCGTCAACGGCGCGGTGGACGTGTTCGCCGAGCGCGTCATGGGCGGACGGTACATCAACATCAAGCCCGACCGCGAAAAGGCGGCGCGCTACGGACTGAACGTCGGCGACGTGCAGATGGTGATTGACAGCGTGCTCGGAGGGATGGCGCAGACGACCACGGTGGAAGGCCGCGAGCGCTATGGTATCCGCGTCAGGTACGCGCGCGATTTCCGCGACAACACCGACCGGATTATGGACACGCTCGTACCGACGATGGACGGCGGGCAGATTCCGCTGCGGATGGTTGCCGACGTCTACTACGAAGACGGGCCGCCGATGGTGTCGAGCGAGAACGGCATGTTGCGCTCGCTCGTTTACCTGAACATCCGCGGCCGCGACATGGGTAGCACCGTGAACGCGCTGGACAAAGCGCTGTCCGAAAACCTGGAACTGCCGGAAGGCTACTACTACCGGCTTTCCGGCCAGTGGGAAAACCTGGTGCGCGCGCGGGCGCGGCTTGCGATAATCCTTCCGTTCGCGCTCGTCATAATTTTCGTGCTTCTGTATTTCACTTTCGGCAACTTCACGGACACGATGATCGTGATGCTGTCGGTACCTTTCGCGTTCATCGGCGGAGTGTGGCTGTTGGCCTGGCACAACATGAACATAAGCGTCGCGGTGTGGGTGGGATTCATCGCTCTGTTCGGGCTGGCGGTATCGACCGGCGTCCTGATGGTCGTCTACCTGGAGGAAGCGTTTTTGCGCGTGCGCGACCAGAACGGCGGCGTGATGACGCCCGCGCTGATATTCAAGGCCGCGTACGAGGGCGCGGCGCTGCGGCTGCGCCCCAAGCTGATGACGGTGGCGACGTCGGTCATCGCGCTCTTCCCGATAATGTACTCGCACGGAACGGGCAGCGAAGTGATGAAACCGATTTGCGTGCCGCTTATCGGCGGGTTGCTTTCAAGCACCGTGCTGGTATTGATCGTAATTCCGGTGCTGTACGCCTGGGCGCGGATAATCGAGCTGAAACTCGGAATAACCTACGAAACCAAGAGCGGGATGAAGCATTAG